A region of the Halarsenatibacter silvermanii genome:
AATTAGCTGTCGGATAGAAATTGAAGGCAGATGAGATTGTTTGTACCTGTTTAAACTGAGTCACCCGAAAGCTTCACACACCCTCTCTGAGCTCAATAACTTCAACAATGTTTTTACTGCCTGCTATATGGTATGAAACTGTCCTGGCGCACTAAAGAAGATTCATTTTTTATTCTTTTATGAGCTCACAGCTGGTTTCCTGCTCGGCGGCTACGGAGTTGCTGGCCGAACAGTATTTTTCGTGGGAGAGGCTGACGGCCTGCTCCAGGTCCTTCTGGCTCATATTGCTGCCGGTTACCCTCACATCTATTTCTATCTTATCAAATTTGCGCGGATAATCATCAGCTCTCTCACCGGAAATTGCTATCTCCACGTCCTCGATATCAGCCTGTTTTTTGTCGAGTATTTTGACTATATCTATCCCCATACAGCCGGCTATTCCGTGCAGAAGAAGCTCTAGCGGGCTCACTCCCCGATTCTCTCCACCAGCCTCACGCGAAGCGTCTGTGACTACCTCATGACCAGAATCTCCCAGACCGGTAAAACACAGTCCACCCTGCCATTCAGATTTAATCTGCATATTTAATTCCTCCTCATTTATGATAGGGTTCGTTTGACTTTATTTTGAAGGCTCTGTAAAGCTGTTCAAGAAGAATCAATCTGATCATCTGGTGTGTAAAAGTCATGCGCGATAGCGCGAGGGAATAATCTACGCTGTCGAGAACTTCCTCGGAGAGCCCGAGCGATCCTCCAATCAGGAAATTCAAACTGCTGTGACCCTTGACCTGCAGGTTATTTATGGACTTGGCCAGTCCTTCCGAGGTCATCGGCTTACCCCGGGCATCAAGCGCTATATCATAACCTCTCTCAGGCAGTTTTTCCAGCAACCTTTCGCCTTCTTTTTTCTTGATGATATCGCCGGCATTTTTTTCATTTTTGCCGGCCATGCTCGCTTCTTTGACTTCTATTATGTTCAAATTACAGTATGATGATAACCTTTGAGTATATTCATTAATGCCTTGAACAATATAATCCTCTTTTATTTTTCCCACGGCAATAACATTTATCTCCATCATCTCAGTCTACGATACCTCCTCTACAATCCGTCCGGTAATGATGGATTTCTTCTGCTTCTTTCCGTGAAGCACAGGCTAAAACTACGTCTTCTCCTACCTCCCAGCCGGCTTCTCGCAGAGAATTCTTTACTGAAATATAGGCGAGCTCCGGTCTATTATTCTCCTCGCTCAAATGGGAGAGAACGATCACAGGTTTCCTGTCCCCATCAAAAGAGAGCAGCTGCGGCAAAAGCCTGGCCGCTTCCATATTGGAAAGATGTCCTCTCTGGCCTCTGATTCTCCTCTTGAGAAAATCGGGGTAACTCCCCGTTCGCAGCAGATCTTCATCATGATTGGCTTCCAGGACCAGCAGATCCAGCCCGGCAAGTTTTGTCCTTATCTCTTCGGTAACCTGACCTATATCGGTGGCCAGCCCAAATTTATCTCCCCCGCATTCTATGGTAAAACCTATCGGTTCGGAAGCATCATGGGGGAGGGAAAAACAATCAACCTGAAGATCTCCCATTCTGTAACTGCCGCCGGCAGATATTTTTCCTCCCAGGCTCACTTCACCCAGTTTTTCGCTGCAGGCGGACAGAGTGCCCGGGCTGGCAAATATAGGAAGCTCATATCGCCGGGATAAAACTCCAGCTCCATTGATATGATCACTGTGTTCATGAGTCAGGAGCAGCGCATCCAGATCCTCCGGATTCCGCTCTATCCGCTCAAGCCTTTTCTTTATCTCTCGGCCGCTCAGTCCTGCGTCTATCAATATCTCGGTGCCTTCGCCGGCGACATATATCGAGTTACCTGAACTGCCGCTGGCCAGCACTGCCATCTGTAATGACAATTTTATCACCTCATTTTGCTTAAAAATAGCCGGGCTCAAAAGAAGGACTTTCCTCCCATAAAGAGAAATTACTATTAAGCCCAGAAAATCAGGAGGAATATAATGATAAAAGTTCTCGTTGTTGATGATTCAGCTTTTATGAGAAAAATCTTTTCGGAGAATATAAATTCTGACCCTGAACTGACAGTGATAGATACCGCCCGCAATGGAAAAAAGGCACTTGAGAAGTTAGAATCTTTAAATCCAGATATTTTAACACTCGATATAGAGATGCCTGAGATGGACGGTCTGACAACTTTGCAGAAACTAAACGAAAAGTACCCTGATCTTCCGGTCCTCATGGTCAGCGCCCTGGACAACCGCGATACGGTAATGAAAGCACTGGATATGGGAGCTTTCGATTTCATCCCTAAACCCTCCGGCTCGATCTCGCTGGAAATCGATGACATAGCCGATGAACTTCTGGTCAAGCTCAAAGCGGGAGCCAGAGCCGGGTCAAAAACAGCCTCTGCTTCTACTCCTGCAGCCGCTGAAAAACCCACAATCCAAAAAAAATCTCCTGACAGAGAGAAAAAAACTGTATCCCCCCGCCGGGATGAATTTCCTGTTGTGGCTATAGGAGCCTCTTCTGGAGGACCGAAAGCTATCAAGCACGTTATGATGCATCTTCCAGCTGATTTCCCTGCCGCTCTGGCCATAGTTCAGCATATGCCGGCCGGTTTTACCGCTTCGCTCGCCAGCCGCCTCGACAAAGAAACCTCTTTAAACGTTCAGGAAGCTGAAAGCGGAGACCGCTTAAAGCCAGGTTCCGCACTTCTGGCGCCGGGCGACTATCATATGGAATTTGAAGGAATCAGAGCCAGACTAAATCAAAAACCTAAAAAATGGGGAGTCAGACCCTGTGCTGATTATATGTTGAGCTCGCTGGCTGAAAGTTTCGGCAGCAGAGTAATCGGTGTAATTCTCACCGGCATGGGCAGCGACGGCGGCGAGGGAATGAAAATGGTTAAATCCAGAGGCGGATATGGAATCATCGAAGATAAAAGCACCGCTCTGGTCTATGGAATGCCTGAATCAGCCATAAAAAAAGACGCCTACGATATAATTCTTCCGCGCCCCAAAATACCCCGCGAGATCACCAAAATAGTGGAAAGGAGACTGGTCTAAATTGGACTTCATGGAATTTAAGGATGAAGCCGCAGAACTATTAAATCTCAATCTGGATGGTTATAAGCTGAAGAGAGTCGAAAGACGAACCAAAAGCCTGATGCGCAGACACGATATCGATGATTTTGACGAATGTCTGGAAAAACTCGAACGCGACAGCGAATTCAGAGCTGCTTATTTAAACCACTTCACCATAAATACTTCCGAATTTTACCGAAATCCTGACAGTTTCGAATATCTGGAAGAGAAGATACTGCCCGAACTTCTGGAAGAACACGGTTCGATAAATATATGGAGTGCTCCCTGCTCAAATGGATCCGAGCCCTATACGCTGGCGATTATTCTCAATGAAATGGGAGTTAAGAAAAGAAATTATTCGATTCTCGCCAGCGATATAGACCCGGAAATTCTTGAAAAAGCCGCAGAGGGTATTTATCCAGAAAAAGCACTCAAGAACGTTCCAGATGAACTCATTGATAAATATTTTAACCAAATTTCAGATGAGCGAGACTCCCATCAGCTCAAAAAGAAGATCAGGAATGAAGTCGAATTCAAGAAAATGGACCTCATCAACAAAGGCTTTCAAAATGACTGGCACCTGATATTGAGCAGAAATTTCTTTATCTATCTGACCAAAGATCTCAAACAGGAGCTCACCCAAAAATTCGTCGATGTGCTCAATCCCGGCTGTTATCTTTTCCTGGGCAATACAGAATTTATATTCAATCCGAATAAGTTTAATCTGGAAAAGGTACAGATGTCATTTTATCAGAAAAATTAAATCATAGCAATGGTCGTAACATCGGTGCTGTCTGTTTGGCTGTACAGTTTGCCGGCATGCTGCTAATTTTCTTCTTCCTCTTCCTGTTCTTCTCTCTCCTGCCAGCTGAGATGATAGATCAAACTGACTATTCCCACAGCAAGATCTTCGTTTCTGACCGCCACTTCATCGGGAACATAAAGCCGGGTCGGAGCAAAGTTCCATATAGCTTTAACCCCGGCTTCTATCAGCTTCTCTGCCACATTTTGAGCCGCTTCTGCCGGTACAGCTATTATTCCTACCTTGACGTCTTCCTCTTCAATTGTTTCCTCCAGTTCCTTGGTGCTGCGCACAGTCAAATTTTCTATTCTATTATCGATTTTATTGAGGTCATTATCAAAAGCTCCCACTATATCAAGACCCATCTTCTCGAAACCATCATAATTGACCAGGGCTCTACCGAGGTTGCCGGCCCCGACCAAAACAGTCTGCCATTTTCTGTCTACACCCAGAATCTCGCCCACAGATTTCTTCAGGTCATGAACATTATAACCCACTCCCCTGCGTCCAAATTCGCCGTAATAGGAAAGATCCTTGCGCACCTGAGTCGGTGGTATACCCAGCCTGCCGCCCAGCTCCTTGGAAGAAACCACGTCCACTTCTTCAAACTTATCGAGTTTATCCAGGCAGCGGTAGTATAGAGGAAGCCTTTCGATGGTCGCTTTCGGGATCGAATCTTTATCCTTCATAATATCCCCCCAGTTTAGAATTATTTATGTCAAAGATTTTGAATTCTTCGCTATAATGGATAATGATTGAAATTTACTATAATGCATGTTAATTATAGCACAAAAAAAGCTATTATCGCAAAAATAACACCATATAGAAAAAAGTCAGGAAGCGCCCCTTCTTTCAGCCTGCATGATCAGAAAGAAGAGGCATTACTGTATCTGTTAAAATTATCAGCTGATTTCCGCTCCCGGTTCAACCCGGACATCGGGCTCGAGCAGAGAAAGCGATCCGTCTTTATCTTCAGCGGCCAGCAGCATCCCCTGAGATTCAACTCCAAAAATCTCTGCCGGTTCCAGATTTTCGATGACAGCTATCTGTTTATCCATAAGCTCTTCGGCGCTGTAATGCCGGGCCAGACCGGCAACCAGCTGTCTTTTTTCATCTTCTCCTATTTCGATGACCAGCCTGAGCAGCTTATCGCTTCCCGAAATTCTTTCGGCTTCTTCTATTTTGGCAACTTTCAATTCCAGTCTCTGAAATTCCCGGAAAGAAATCAAACCCTCAGGCATCTCCTTTTTTTCTTCCTGGGTCTGTTCTGTTTCACTATCGACTTCTTCGGTTTCTTCTTTACCGGCAAAGTATTCCTCCAAATCGATGCGCGGATAAATAGGGTCTCCTTTGCGGACTGATCTGCCGACAGGAAGCTGACCCCATTCATCAAGGTCGGACCAGTCCGACATAACGATTTCACGCCGGCAGCCCATCTGATGTCCGATCTCCTCGGGGGTGTCCACCATAAAGGGCTTGAGCATGATGGAGATAAACCTCAAAGCCTCCAGAAGATTATACAGAACTGTTTTTAACCTGTCGTGCTGATCTTCATCTTCAGCCAATATCCAGGGTCTGGTCTCATCTATATATTTGTTGCTGCGGCGAACAAAATTCATAAGCTCTTCAAGCGCCTGAGTATAGCGGAGACCATCTATCTGATCTGCCACGGATCGGGCTGTTTTAAGCGCCATATTTTTGAGATCTTTATCAATCTCAGACTTTTTATCCGGAGCCGGGATAACACCGGCAAAATTCTGTTCCACCATGCTTAGAGTGCGGTGAAGTAGATTGCCTAAATCATTGGCCAGATCGGAGTTTATGCGGTTAATCAAAGCTTCGGTCGAATAGGTTCCGTCAGAGCCAAAAGGTACTTCCCGCAGCAGATAATAACGGATGGCATCGCGGCCGAAGTCTTCAGAAAGCTCCATGGGATCGACCACATTACCGCGCGATTTGGACATCTTGCCGGTTTCTGTCAAAAGCCATCCATGGCCAAAAACCTGCTCGGGCAGGGGAAGATCAAGCCCCATAAGAATTGCCGGCCAGATGATAGTATGAAAGCGAAGAATATCTTTACCGACGATGTGAATATCAGCCGGCCAGTATTTTTCAAATCTTTGGTCGGACTCCGGATAACCCAGAGCAGTTATATAATTGCTGAGAGCGTCGATCCAGACGTATACCACGTGATCTTCATCGAAAGGTACATCGATGCCCCAATCGAATGTGGTCCGGGAGACGGAGAGATCCTCAAGTCCGTCTTCAATGAAGCTCAACATCTCGTTTCTTCTCGATTCCGGCTGAATAAACTGAGGATTTTCCTTGATGTGGCTGTAAAGATCATCTGCGTAATCGCTCAATCTGAAAAAATAACTCTCTTCTTCCACCCATTCCAGCTCACGGCCGCAGTCAGGACATTCGTTCTCCGTGCCGATTTGATGCTCACGCCAGTAAGTTTCACAGGGAGTACAGTACCAGCCTTCGTATTCATCCAGGTAAATATCCCCTTTATCATGAAGCGTATCGAAGATATGTTGGACTGCATCTTTATGATACTGGTCGGTCGTGCGTATGAATTGATCATAATCGATACCCAGAGTTTGCCAGAGGTCGACGAAGGTGCCGACAATTTCATCAACAAAATCTTTGGGATTTTCTTCGGCTTCAGCAGCCCTTCTCTCGATTTTTTGTCCGTGCTCATCGGAACCTGTCAAAAACACGGTGTCGTAACCTTTCATCTCCTTAAAGCGGGCGATGGCATCAGCTGCAACGGTGGTATATGCATGTCCTATATGGAGCCTGTCGCTGGGATAATAAATGGGTGTGGTAACGTAAAAAGTATCAGACTGTTCTTCCGTCATTATTCATCCCCTCATTTTTGTCTTTAGATTTATAAATTTAGGATCTTCTCAATGTCAGCTGATTTAATATAGTTTAAATCATATTCATACTGCTTATTACTGGAAGCTGACCCGAACTTTGAAAAATTTCCAGTATCACTTCGCTTTATAGCTTCCGATACTCTTTAAGCCCCGGCAATTAAGATTATAAGCAACGCTGAGTATACAGTATATATGAAAATTTAACCAGCTGTATTCGAAGAAAAACCTGATTTTATGTTTTTGATATAATATGGTTAACTTTATTCTTCAGCTTTCCTCCGGCCGGGCATCTATGGCTATGGCTTCCTCGTAAACTTCGCTGCGGGAAAGTTCTCTCTCCTCGGCCACAATCTTTATGGCTTCTTTTTTGGGATAACCTTCATCCATCAACCTTCTAACATGTTCGACAATGCTGAGATGTTCGTAACCTGCCTTTTCATCTGCTTCTTCTTTGCCTGCCAGCACCAGCACCACTTCCCCCCTGACATCCTCCTGAGTCAGTCTTTCGGATAGCCCGGCACAGGTCCCATAAAGTTTTTCTTCGTGGATTTTGCTGATCTCCCTTATGAGGGTCAAATTTCTGGCCGGCATAATCTCAGCCAGATCTGAAATAGTGGCGATGGTCCGATAAGGTGACTCGTACAGAACAGAAGTTCTCTTTTCACGCTTGAGGGCTTTCAGCCGATTTTGCCTCTCTCCGCCTTTTTTGGGGAGAAATCCTTCAAATACGAATCTATCGGATAGAAGACCTGAAGCAACCAGAGCCGGTATAAGAGCGGTAGGACCGGGAAGAGGAATCACCTCAATACCCGCCTCGATGGCCTCGCTGATCAGATGCCGTCCGGGGTCAGAAATGCCCGGCGTGCCGGCATCACTGACCAGAGCCACCTCTTTGCCTCTCTTCATCTTCTCCAGGAGCTCCTGGCAGCGTTTCCTGGCGTTGTGTTCGTGATAGCTGATCATGTCAGTTTCTATATCGTAATGAGAGAGCAGACCCCCGGTTCTCCTCGTATCTTCACAGGCGATTACATCGACCTGGCGCAAAATATCCAGAGCTCTGAGTGTTATATCCCGAAGATTTCCTATGGGAGTAGGACATATAAATATTTTTTTTTGATCTGAGTCCAGCTCATCATTCATGAGCTTATTTACTCCCCCTCGTTTTTTTGCTGTCTCTCCAGCAGTTCCCGACAAAAAAGACAATCTCTATCCCGCTTTTCCCCGAAACTGAGAGGACATATATGGTATTCTTCTTCATATAAATGGCTCAGGTATTCGAAGGCCTGAGGAGAAAAGTCATCCTCTGCTTCTACCTCTTTTTTCTTCAGGGCCAGCTCACGCAGTTCTTTGTTTTCCTGGCGAAGTTCTTCGTTTTCCTTGTAAAGCTCGTAGGTTTTGCTCTGAAGCTCTTTAAACTTCTGAGACAGTCTTTCGATCTCCTCCTGGAAGTGGGCCAGAGCGCTCAGAAGCTCTTCATCCATAAATGGCCCTCCTATATTTATATCTTGATATTTAATATCCTGATAACCGGATTTTCTATTCTTTATTAATATCTTCAGCCCTACCATCATCGATCTCTTCATCACGACCGGGATCATAGCCTGGCAGCTGGCCGGCATCGATTTCCACTGTTTCATCTTCACTCAAACCGACCTTCACAGTTTTCTTGATCAAATTACGATCAACTATCTCCCCCGAACCTATTTCCAGATCCACGGTTTCCCCTCTATCGGGCATCTCCTTTTTCATATCCTTATAACATTCTTTTTCATATCTCAAACAGCACATCAGGCGTCCGCAGATGCCGGAAATCTTGGCCGGGTTGAGGGAAAGCTCCTGCTGTTTTGCCATGTTTATGGAGACAGGTTCGAAATCACGCAAAAATCTTGTGCAGCATGAAGGCATACCGCAGGGGCCGAGGCCGCCTATCAGCTTCGCTTCATCCCGAACTCCTATCTGTCTGAGTTCTATACGGGTTTTGAAAATATGAGCTAAATCTTTCACAAGCTCGCGAAAATCCACCCTGCCATCAGCTGTAAAATAGAAAATTATTTTATTATGATCGAAGGTGTATTCAACATCCACAAGCTTCATCGGCAGGCCGTGTTCTTCTATTTTATCCAGGCAGATGCCAAAAGCTTCTTTTTCCAGTTCTTTATTCTCATAATACTGTTCTTTATCGCGAATTGTCGCTTTTCTAATCACAGGTTTGAGCGGCTCCACTATCTCATCCTGGCTGACCTCTTTGGGCGGTTGAATAACAAGACCGAATTCAACTCCTCTGGAAGTTTCCACGATTACATAATCGTTCTCCTCTATCTCCATATCTCCGGGGGCAAAATAATATATTTTGCCGGCCGGACGGAAAGTAACACCTATTACTGTTGGCATAAAACCACACACCCTTTTATTTTACAGATCACTTCCCTGATAAACGGAGGCCTGAAGATCTACCTTTTCCGTCTCATCAGCCTCCATTAATGTTTTTAATTCAAAAAACAACACGGATAGAACCAGGTCTGACATTACATTGGCATCTATGTCATCAGCAGCTTTCTCAACGAGTTCCAGCATACGCGAGAGCTGATCGAAATTGCTGCTGGTTGCTATTGCTTCGATATCCTGCAAAAAATTATGATTGCGCACGTCCTCAGATCTCGAACAGCTGTAAACGATCAAATCCCGGCACCACTCCGAAAGGATCTGTATTAGCGGAAAATCTTCAGCGAACCAATCGGACCACTTAGAAACTGCGGAAAATATTTCAATATCGTTCTTCTGCTCAAGACCGGCGAGGAAATTCAGAACTTCGTTTCTTCTTTCCAGAAGCTCTTCTTTTTCAGCCAGTTCTTGAGCCCGCCCGGGACTGCCGGCGGCCAGCCGGGCAATATGGGAGGCAAATTGGGGGCGAATACCCTGTTTCTGTAAAAGAGAGGCAATTTTTTCCCGGGAGAGCGGATGCAAATTTAACTGCTGACACCGGGAAATAATTGTTGGCAGCAGTCTGCTTTCCTCCGAGACCAGCAGAATCAAAACTGTATAGGCCGGGGGGTCCTCCAGCGATTTGAGCAAACTGTTCGCCGCCTGGGCAGTCATTTCCTCCGCCTTTTCGATCACAAAAAATCTTCGCCCGGCTTCAAAGGGCTTCAGGGCCAGCTCCCGCTGCAGCTCCCTAATGACGTCTATCCCCAGACTTTTTTTGCTCTCAGCTGGTCCAAACACCTGCACATCCGGGTGATTATCGTGAGAAATTTTCTGACAGTTGAGACAACGACCACAGCTTTCAAAGTTTTCGCGGGAACAGAGAGACGCAGCAGCCAGCTCCAGAGCCAGCGCTTTTTTTCCCAGCCCTTTCGCTCCAGAAAAAAGGTAGGCATGGGAGAGTCTCTCTTCGCGAAGCTGATTTTGCAAAACATTTTTGGCAAATTCCTGGCCGGGTATCTTGCTCCAGCTCATCCGGTTCACTCCAGCTAAAGTTTTTTGAACTGTTCAACCTCTATAACAAAAACCGTTGCTCCCCCGACCTCAACTTCCATGGGGAGGGTATGATAGCTCTGCATTTCAGCGGCGATTGGTGACAGCGGAGAGATGGTTCTTTTTCTTTCCCGGCAGTTTTCATCGATAATTTCCATAAGCTCATCCAGATATCTGGCTGCGGTGCCGATAAAAAAGGTGGTGTTTCCTTCTTTCAGAAAACCTCCGCTGCTTTTAAGTCTGGTAACTCTAAAGTGAGCTGTTTCCAGGCTCGATTCCAAAATATCAGCATCGTTATCGTGCACTATAGCTATTACCAGGCGAGCATCTTCGATAGAATCATTTTTATCACTCATAAAAGCCTCTCCTCTATCTTTTTTCTGAGCTCTTTTTGAATATCTTCCGCATCTCTATCAGCTTTTATGACTACAAAGCGATCACTATCACAGGCCAGCTGCAGATATCCCTGCCGCACCCGGCGATGAAAGGAGATCTCTTCTCTTTCAAGTCTATCACCCAGATCATCAGCAGCCAGTGAACGAGCCCGGCTGAGACCGATCTCAGCCTCCAGATCGAGCAGGAAGGTCAGATCTGGTTTTAAATCCCTGACAGCCCAGCGATTAATCTTTTTGATCATATCGAGATCGATTCTCCGTCCAAATCCCTGATAGGCCAAACTCGAATCATAATAGCGATCGGATATTACAATTTTCCCCTGCTCTAAAGCCGGAGCTATTACCTTCTGCTGATGCTCGGCCCGATCAGCAGCATAGAGCAAAATTTCGGTGCGGCGATTCATGCTGTCAAGTCCGGGGTTTAACAGCAGATCTCTAATAGATTCTCCTATAGGAGTTGCGCCTGGCTCCCGGGAGATCTTAACTTCTCTCCCCTTTTGTTTAAAATAATCTCCCAGCTTCTCAACCTGAGTCGTTTTTCCTGAACCCTCAATTCCTTCCAGGGTTATAAAAACGCCGGTCATCTCTGCTCCCCCTGACTGTTCAATGCCAAATTATCCTGAGCTAATTCACTATATTTAGATTAATTTTATCACAATAAGGGGGTATAATGCAATTTCCCCGACACAGTGCGAGTGCTATCTTTTGAGCTGGCGCAGATAGCTGTTGGCTTCCATCGCGGCTTTAGCTCCCGAAGCAGCCGCAGTTATAACCTGCTGGTAATGATGGTCCTGAACATCGCCAGCGGCAAAAACTCCTTCTCTGCTGGTCTTCATAAATTCATCTGTTATGATATAACCCCAGTCATCACATTCTAACTGTGAACAGACTAAATCCGTGTTTGGCTCATAACCTATCGATATAAAGAGGCCGGTGACTTCCGGCAGTTCGAATTCCTCTTCTTTTTTCTTATCCTCCAGCACCAGACCGTCCAGACCTTCATCTATCATCAGTTCAGTTATCTCTGCACTCAAAACAGGTTTGATACTGTCGTTGGATTCTATCAGCTCTACTGCAGTCGGGCCCGCTCTGTACTCATCACGTCGATGGATGAGATAGACTTTGTCTGCAAAACGGGTTAAATAATCGGCCTCTTCCAGCGCGCTGTCTCCCCCGCCGACAACGGCCACCGTTTCATCATCATAAAGAGCTCCATCGCAGACAGCACAGTAAGAAACACCATCACCAGTGAGTCTTCCCTCATTTTGCAGGCCCAGCCGGCGCGGATGAGCTCCGGTGGCTATTATCATTGTCCGACTCTGCAGTTCCTGCATGTGAGTGACGACCGAAAAAGGCCTGCTCTCCAGATCTATGGATTTGACCTCTTCAAAGAGAAGCTCCACCTGCTGATTTTGAGCCTGTTCCACCAGCTTCTGTCCGAGTTCCGGACCTTTTATTCCGTCCGGAAAACCGGGGAAATTTTCCAGCACATCAGTATTCATAATCTGACCTCCCGGGTTGGGCCCATTTATAGTTACAGGCTTAAGGCCTGCCCTGCCGGCATAAATACTGGCTGTTAGACCGGCCGGTCCTCCTCCAATTATTATTAGATCATGCGTCTTTCTGTCAGCATTACCCATGATTAACTCCCTCCCGATTAATATTTAAATTTATATCTTCTTGTCTTCAGTTAGTTAATAGGTGTGTCAAAAACCTCATTTAGTTGTACTGGAAGATATAAAGCTTCGTTCACAATGAAATTTTTCCCCGATCTTATACGATATCTATCAACTGATAACAAGAAGATCCTTAATTTATTACAAAAAATTTACCGGCCCGAAGGCCGGAATATAATCCAGTAATTAATTTAATCAGCAAACTAACCTATTTTCAATAAAACAGTTAACACTTTCACAACAGCGGCCCCGGGCTCCCAGAAAATTAATTTTGCTCATCGAGACTGTAATTGGGAGCCTCGCGGGTAATATTGATATCGTGGGGATGACTTTCTCTGAGGCCGGCGGGTGAGATCCTGATAAATTCGCCTTCTTCCTGTAAAGCTTTTATATTTTGAGTCCCGCAGTAACCCATTCCAGAGCGAACTCCTCCCACGAGCTGGAAGATAGTATCGGCCAGAGGACCTTTGTAAGGCACTCTTCCTTCTACCCCTTCTGGGACCAGCTTTTCATCCTCCGCCTCATCCTGAAAATATCTGTCCTTGCTGCCTTCCTGCATGGCAGAAACTGAACCCATCCCCCGATAGACTTTGTAACTGCGGCCTTTATATATCTCTTTTTCTCCTGGGCTTTCTTCGGTCCCGGCCAGCAGACTGCCGATCATAACCGCATGGCCGCCGGCAGCCAGAGCTTTGGCTATATCCCCGGAATATTTTATGCCTCCGTCGGCAATGATGGTCTTACCGTGCTTTTGAGCGGCCCGCGCTGCGGAAAAAATAGCGGTGATCTGAGGCACACCTATCCCGGCCACAACCCGGGTTGTACATATAGATCCGGGGCCTACACCAACTTTGACTATGTCAGCTCCTTCGGAAAAAAGATCATCAGCGGCCTCTTCTGTGGCGACGTTGCCGGCAATTAGAGGGACCTCCGAATATTTCTGTTTCAGGGATTTAACCATTTCGATCACATCCTGAGAATGACCGTGAGAGGTATCAATAACCAGCATATCCACCTCGGCCTCTACCAGTTTTTCAGCCCGTTTCATGCCGGCTTCGCCGACACCAACAGCGCCGGCTACCCTCAACCGGCCCTGCTTGTCCTTGCTGGCATTGGGATGTTCTTTGACTTTTTCTATATCTTTTATTGTAATAAGACCTTTTAAAACATTATTCTCATCGACCAGGGGCAGCTTTTCTATTTTGTGCTTTTGCAGCACAGATTTTGCCTCTTCTAGAGTGGTCCCTTCCGGAGCCGTGACCAGATTCTCCTCGGTCATCACCTCTTTGATGGGGCGGTCGTAATCATCCTCGAACCGCAGATCTCGATTTGTAAGAATGCCGACAAGCCTTTTATCATCATCAACTATCGGCACCCCTGAAATGCGGTATCTGGACATCAATTCCTCAGCCGAGTAAATGCTGTCCTGAGGAGAAAGATGAAATGGATCTATTATAACACCACTTTCCGATCTTTTTACTCTATCGACCTCAGCAGCCTGTTCTTCGGCTGTGTAATTTTTATGCAGA
Encoded here:
- a CDS encoding CheR family methyltransferase translates to MEFKDEAAELLNLNLDGYKLKRVERRTKSLMRRHDIDDFDECLEKLERDSEFRAAYLNHFTINTSEFYRNPDSFEYLEEKILPELLEEHGSINIWSAPCSNGSEPYTLAIILNEMGVKKRNYSILASDIDPEILEKAAEGIYPEKALKNVPDELIDKYFNQISDERDSHQLKKKIRNEVEFKKMDLINKGFQNDWHLILSRNFFIYLTKDLKQELTQKFVDVLNPGCYLFLGNTEFIFNPNKFNLEKVQMSFYQKN
- a CDS encoding MBL fold metallo-hydrolase, with the protein product MSLQMAVLASGSSGNSIYVAGEGTEILIDAGLSGREIKKRLERIERNPEDLDALLLTHEHSDHINGAGVLSRRYELPIFASPGTLSACSEKLGEVSLGGKISAGGSYRMGDLQVDCFSLPHDASEPIGFTIECGGDKFGLATDIGQVTEEIRTKLAGLDLLVLEANHDEDLLRTGSYPDFLKRRIRGQRGHLSNMEAARLLPQLLSFDGDRKPVIVLSHLSEENNRPELAYISVKNSLREAGWEVGEDVVLACASRKEAEEIHHYRTDCRGGIVD
- the rlmH gene encoding 23S rRNA (pseudouridine(1915)-N(3))-methyltransferase RlmH, whose amino-acid sequence is MEINVIAVGKIKEDYIVQGINEYTQRLSSYCNLNIIEVKEASMAGKNEKNAGDIIKKKEGERLLEKLPERGYDIALDARGKPMTSEGLAKSINNLQVKGHSSLNFLIGGSLGLSEEVLDSVDYSLALSRMTFTHQMIRLILLEQLYRAFKIKSNEPYHK
- a CDS encoding protein-glutamate methylesterase/protein-glutamine glutaminase yields the protein MIKVLVVDDSAFMRKIFSENINSDPELTVIDTARNGKKALEKLESLNPDILTLDIEMPEMDGLTTLQKLNEKYPDLPVLMVSALDNRDTVMKALDMGAFDFIPKPSGSISLEIDDIADELLVKLKAGARAGSKTASASTPAAAEKPTIQKKSPDREKKTVSPRRDEFPVVAIGASSGGPKAIKHVMMHLPADFPAALAIVQHMPAGFTASLASRLDKETSLNVQEAESGDRLKPGSALLAPGDYHMEFEGIRARLNQKPKKWGVRPCADYMLSSLAESFGSRVIGVILTGMGSDGGEGMKMVKSRGGYGIIEDKSTALVYGMPESAIKKDAYDIILPRPKIPREITKIVERRLV
- a CDS encoding redox-sensing transcriptional repressor Rex; this translates as MKDKDSIPKATIERLPLYYRCLDKLDKFEEVDVVSSKELGGRLGIPPTQVRKDLSYYGEFGRRGVGYNVHDLKKSVGEILGVDRKWQTVLVGAGNLGRALVNYDGFEKMGLDIVGAFDNDLNKIDNRIENLTVRSTKELEETIEEEDVKVGIIAVPAEAAQNVAEKLIEAGVKAIWNFAPTRLYVPDEVAVRNEDLAVGIVSLIYHLSWQEREEQEEEEEN
- a CDS encoding OsmC family protein, with protein sequence MQIKSEWQGGLCFTGLGDSGHEVVTDASREAGGENRGVSPLELLLHGIAGCMGIDIVKILDKKQADIEDVEIAISGERADDYPRKFDKIEIDVRVTGSNMSQKDLEQAVSLSHEKYCSASNSVAAEQETSCELIKE